CAGCCGTGTACCAACCTGGTCTGAGAAAAAAACCGATGGGAGGTGGCGGGCCTATGATTACGAGGAATTGGTCAGCCGGGACAAGGCCAATCTGGATATTTTCTGGTTGAAGGATGACAGCCTTGAGGCCTCGGAGAACCTGCCGGAGCCAGAGGTCCTTGCCCGGGAAATTGTTGAGGATCTTGAAGCGGCACTTGGGCAGTTTCGGGAGATCGCAGAAGACCTGGAGGAAAGGATCTGATGCCGTTAATGAGGCCATTGAACAAATGATCGCCACGCCCAAGGAAAATTCCCAGCGGTTTAAGCAAAAGCTTGCCGGATTTAAAAGGGTCAATCGGTTTATCGGCTGGAGAAGGGCAAACTTGTCGTTCCGAATTGTACCTGTTTCTTTGGCGTCTCCACTGAGGACTACGTATCAAAAGCAAGGCTCATGTTGTGTTTCAAGGTCTTATCTGACCAAAAGTTCGACAAGTGAATGGAGCAAGGCCTTTCCTCGCTTGCCAGCGTTATGAACGAATTCAAAAAAGCCAAGATAAAACGGGAGCTTTTCCTGTGAAACTCCTCGATGTGGACGCAACCAACCACGTAGCAAAGACCAGAAGCCTTCCATCGTATTTACATGGACTTCATGGAAACCATCCCCATCCTCGTCTCTGGCATATTCTCCAGCCCCGTGATTCACGCTCTTATGCTTGTACCCCCACTCGCTTAATCGGTTATATATCCCGTATTCATCCGTGTAGATCAAAGTTCCTGGCAAAATGACTGATTTTATCAAGGGCTCAATGGTTACCCGGCGAACATTGGCAAGCATCTTGATTACCACCAGCCCGCATCGCTGAATCATACCAAATACAGGTGGCTTCTCTTTTTCCAATGTACCCCGCCCACGAGCACCTCGTAAACGATTTCGACGGCCTTCCCTCCCTTTTTGGAATACTGCTTCGGGATTGCCTTTATGCCCTGCTACAATGTAGACTTCATCGCACTCAACCTTGTCGTCGAGAGTTACGGGCGGCTTTTTTTTACCACGCCTTCACGAAGTTGGGTGGTCATCTTTTGAACATCCGTGCGGTCCAAGTCCAGTTCTTTGGCAATCTGCTTGTTGGACAAGTTCAGCCCCATAAAATAAAGACACAAAATCCATACTTTTAGGGGTTGATGAT
Above is a window of uncultured Desulfobacter sp. DNA encoding:
- a CDS encoding IS1595 family transposase; translated protein: MVAGHKGNPEAVFQKGREGRRNRLRGARGRGTLEKEKPPVFGMIQRCGLVVIKMLANVRRVTIEPLIKSVILPGTLIYTDEYGIYNRLSEWGYKHKSVNHGAGEYARDEDGDGFHEVHVNTMEGFWSLLRGWLRPHRGVSQEKLPFYLGFFEFVHNAGKRGKALLHSLVELLVR